In Bacillota bacterium, the following are encoded in one genomic region:
- the argB gene encoding acetylglutamate kinase — MEQIIQRAGVLVEALPYIRAFFGKTFVIKYGGSAMPGGEVQRSIALDLILLRYVGVRPVLVHGGGPAITEVMKALGKEPQFVNGRRVTDTETMRVVRMVMMGLINMDMVATINRFGGKAVGLSGHDGNLMVARKRLEQAARESASPETVDLGFVGDVERVNPELLNLLTDQGYIPVVAPIGAGYAGESYNINADSVAGELAAALRADKLIILTDVEGILEEPGNPASLISALQIQRARRMIQEGTIEGGMVPKVEACIRALEAGVPRTHIIDGRVQHALLLEIFTDRGIGTMVVS, encoded by the coding sequence CTGGAGCAGATCATTCAGCGGGCCGGCGTGCTGGTGGAGGCGCTGCCCTACATCCGCGCCTTCTTCGGCAAGACGTTCGTCATCAAGTACGGCGGCAGCGCCATGCCCGGCGGGGAGGTTCAGCGCAGCATTGCCCTTGACCTGATCCTGCTCAGGTACGTGGGGGTGCGGCCGGTTCTCGTGCACGGCGGGGGCCCTGCCATCACCGAAGTGATGAAGGCGCTGGGAAAGGAGCCCCAGTTCGTCAACGGGCGGCGCGTCACCGACACGGAAACCATGCGGGTGGTTCGCATGGTCATGATGGGGCTCATCAACATGGACATGGTGGCCACCATCAACCGGTTCGGCGGGAAGGCCGTGGGGCTGTCCGGGCACGACGGCAACTTGATGGTGGCGCGAAAGCGCCTCGAGCAGGCCGCCAGGGAAAGCGCTTCGCCGGAGACTGTGGACCTTGGCTTCGTGGGAGACGTGGAGCGGGTCAACCCCGAACTCCTCAACCTGCTCACGGACCAGGGCTACATCCCCGTCGTGGCGCCCATCGGGGCCGGGTACGCCGGCGAGAGCTACAACATCAACGCCGACAGCGTGGCAGGCGAGCTGGCGGCGGCGCTTCGCGCCGACAAGCTCATCATCCTCACCGATGTGGAGGGCATCCTGGAAGAACCCGGCAACCCGGCCTCGCTCATCTCCGCGCTGCAGATCCAGCGGGCCCGCCGCATGATTCAGGAAGGCACCATCGAGGGGGGCATGGTGCCCAAGGTAGAGGCGTGCATCCGGGCGCTCGAGGCCGGAGTGCCGCGCACCCACATCATCGACGGGCGGGTGCAGCACGCGCTCTTGCTGGAGATCTTCACGGACCGGGGCATCGGAACGATGGTGGTGAGCTGA
- the argJ gene encoding bifunctional glutamate N-acetyltransferase/amino-acid acetyltransferase ArgJ, producing MNGSHMGIRVETSVKSHDAGIPPAAPESGAGVTFPLRFQAAGVHCGIKRQRPDLAVIYSPDDCAAAAVFTTNRVKAAPLLVTREHLERSAGRIRAVVVNSGNANACTGEQGLLDAQAMARACAAELGLDTEQVLVASTGVIGVPLPMPAVRHGIEQACRDLSGSGGAAAARAILTTDRRPKEMALQLPLGRGRTVRLGGMAKGSGMIHPNMATMLAFLTTDAPVEAQALQTLLRQVADRTFNMITVDGDTSTNDMVVLLASGQAGGPALEAGSEEFDRFAAGVEQLATYLAKEIARDGEGASRLVEVRVLGALTALEARRCARVIAGSNLVKTAVHGGDPNWGRIAAAAGYSGVEMDPAGFSVWLGDVLVARRGREVPFDTASAREALLDGEVRLTIDLGTGGHGEASAWTCDLSEEYVRINSSYRS from the coding sequence GTGAACGGCTCACACATGGGCATACGCGTCGAGACCTCGGTGAAGTCGCACGATGCGGGCATTCCTCCCGCAGCCCCCGAGTCGGGTGCGGGGGTCACCTTCCCCCTGCGCTTTCAAGCTGCCGGGGTGCACTGCGGCATCAAGCGCCAGCGCCCCGACCTGGCCGTCATCTACTCGCCGGACGACTGCGCCGCGGCCGCCGTCTTCACCACCAACCGGGTGAAGGCAGCGCCGCTTCTGGTGACCCGGGAGCACCTGGAAAGGAGTGCCGGCCGCATCCGGGCAGTGGTCGTCAACAGCGGCAACGCCAATGCGTGCACCGGCGAACAGGGGCTCCTGGACGCGCAGGCGATGGCCCGTGCGTGCGCCGCCGAGCTGGGCCTGGACACCGAGCAGGTGCTGGTGGCTTCGACCGGGGTCATCGGCGTTCCGCTGCCCATGCCCGCGGTTCGGCACGGCATCGAGCAGGCGTGCCGTGACCTCTCCGGGTCCGGGGGGGCCGCCGCCGCCCGCGCCATCCTGACCACCGACCGCCGCCCCAAAGAGATGGCGCTGCAGCTCCCGCTGGGCCGCGGACGGACGGTGCGCCTGGGGGGGATGGCCAAGGGGTCGGGGATGATCCACCCCAACATGGCCACCATGCTCGCCTTCCTGACCACGGACGCTCCGGTCGAGGCCCAGGCGCTGCAGACGCTGCTGCGCCAGGTGGCGGACCGGACGTTCAACATGATCACCGTCGACGGAGACACGAGCACCAACGACATGGTGGTGCTGCTGGCTAGCGGCCAGGCCGGCGGGCCGGCCCTGGAGGCGGGGAGCGAAGAATTCGATCGGTTTGCAGCAGGAGTTGAGCAACTGGCCACGTACCTGGCGAAGGAAATCGCCCGGGACGGCGAGGGGGCCTCGCGCCTGGTGGAGGTACGGGTGCTCGGCGCCCTCACCGCCCTCGAGGCGCGCCGGTGTGCGCGCGTGATTGCGGGCTCCAACCTGGTCAAGACCGCGGTGCACGGGGGCGACCCCAACTGGGGCCGCATCGCCGCGGCCGCCGGGTACTCGGGCGTCGAGATGGATCCGGCGGGATTCTCGGTGTGGCTGGGTGACGTGCTGGTGGCGCGCCGCGGCCGGGAGGTGCCCTTCGACACCGCTTCGGCCCGCGAGGCGCTTCTGGACGGCGAGGTGCGGCTGACCATCGACCTCGGCACGGGCGGGCACGGCGAGGCCAGCGCCTGGACGTGCGACCTGAGCGAGGAGTACGTGCGGATCAATTCGAGCTACCGTTCCTAA